The Terriglobia bacterium genome has a segment encoding these proteins:
- a CDS encoding MBL fold metallo-hydrolase, whose translation MRFLRGELRITLLDAGSLRLDGGAMFGVVPRPLWERERAPDDRNRIRLGMNLLLIEDGRRRILVDTGAGTKWDDRHRDIYGLEPKTAEEMLAPAGVSPGQIDLVVNTHLHFDHAGGNTERNARGEIVAAFPNARYVVQRGEVETARSANDRTRASYLPENFEPLLAEGRFELVDGHVPIGAGIELWPAPGHTPHMQLPVLVSPEGTVAFLADLVPTASHVPYPYVMGYDLEPLLTLATKRRILPEAAREGWLLVFEHDDEMPWATLVEKDGRLRAQAVDPGA comes from the coding sequence GTGCGATTCCTTCGAGGAGAGCTCCGCATCACTTTGCTCGACGCGGGCTCGCTGCGGCTCGACGGCGGGGCGATGTTCGGAGTCGTTCCGCGTCCACTGTGGGAAAGAGAACGAGCGCCTGACGATCGGAACCGCATCCGGCTGGGAATGAACCTCCTCCTGATCGAGGACGGCCGGCGCCGCATCCTGGTGGACACCGGCGCGGGGACGAAGTGGGACGACAGGCACCGGGACATCTACGGGCTCGAGCCGAAGACCGCCGAGGAGATGCTCGCTCCGGCGGGAGTCTCCCCCGGGCAGATCGATCTGGTCGTGAACACGCATCTCCATTTCGACCACGCAGGTGGGAACACCGAACGAAACGCCCGAGGCGAGATCGTCGCGGCGTTCCCGAATGCGCGCTACGTCGTCCAGCGAGGGGAGGTCGAGACCGCGCGGTCCGCGAACGACCGCACCCGCGCGTCCTATCTTCCCGAGAATTTCGAGCCGCTCCTCGCCGAGGGCCGCTTCGAGCTCGTGGATGGCCACGTGCCGATCGGGGCCGGCATCGAGCTCTGGCCGGCTCCCGGGCACACACCGCACATGCAACTCCCGGTCCTGGTGAGTCCGGAGGGAACCGTGGCCTTTCTCGCGGACCTCGTTCCGACGGCGAGCCACGTCCCTTACCCTTACGTCATGGGCTACGACCTCGAGCCGCTGCTCACGCTCGCGACCAAGCGCCGGATCCTGCCCGAGGCGGCTCGCGAGGGCTGGCTCCTCGTGTTCGAGCATGACGACGAGATGCCCTGGGCGACGCTCGTGGAGAAGGACGGGCGCCTCAGAGCGCAGGCTGTGGATCCGGGGGCCTGA
- the rplT gene encoding 50S ribosomal protein L20 — translation MPRVKRGNKRRLKRKKILRRAKGYYLAKSKLYRIAKQQVERSLTFAFRDRRAKKRDFRRLWIVRINAAAHLHEMSYSALMHGLKVAGVHLDRKILADLAVQDPAAFGRVVEAARQAAAGA, via the coding sequence ATGCCCCGGGTGAAACGCGGAAACAAGAGACGGCTGAAGCGCAAGAAGATCCTGCGGCGGGCGAAAGGCTACTACCTCGCGAAGTCGAAGCTCTACCGGATCGCGAAGCAGCAGGTGGAGCGTTCGCTGACCTTCGCCTTTCGGGACCGGCGCGCCAAGAAGCGCGACTTCCGTCGGCTCTGGATCGTGAGGATCAACGCCGCCGCGCACCTCCACGAGATGTCCTACTCGGCGCTGATGCACGGCCTGAAGGTCGCCGGAGTGCATCTGGACCGGAAGATCCTCGCCGACCTTGCGGTCCAAGACCCCGCGGCCTTCGGCCGAGTGGTCGAGGCCGCCCGCCAGGCGGCCGCCGGCGCCTGA
- the pheS gene encoding phenylalanine--tRNA ligase subunit alpha yields the protein MREELERIERDFREALSEARDWPDAVEGVRIRFLGRKGEVPALMKRLGALPPAARPEAGKAINELKESILDAIEAASATAESRRRSEALAEERVDPTLPSRVPWQGSLHPVTHARRELERIFREMGYSVESGPEVEDDFHNFEALNLPPDHPARDATDTFYVVGGLLLRTHTSPVQIRTMEAQEPPIRMICPGRVYRRDLDATHLPMFHQLEALVVDEGISMADLKGTMAEVWKRFFGADVRTRLRPGYFPFVEPGCEYDISCRVCGGSGCRACKGSGWLELGGAGMVHPAVFEAVGIDPERYTGFAFGLGIDRIAMMRYGIDDLRLLMENDLRFLAQFPV from the coding sequence GTGCGCGAGGAGCTGGAGCGGATCGAGCGGGACTTCCGCGAGGCTCTGTCCGAGGCGCGGGACTGGCCCGACGCCGTGGAAGGGGTGAGGATCCGCTTCCTCGGTCGCAAGGGGGAGGTCCCTGCGCTGATGAAGCGGCTGGGTGCGCTCCCGCCCGCGGCTCGTCCCGAGGCCGGGAAGGCGATCAACGAACTCAAGGAGTCCATCCTCGACGCCATCGAGGCCGCATCCGCGACCGCGGAATCCCGGCGACGCAGCGAGGCGCTGGCCGAGGAGCGAGTGGATCCGACGCTCCCCTCGCGCGTGCCGTGGCAGGGCTCCTTGCACCCGGTCACGCACGCCCGCCGCGAGCTGGAGCGGATCTTCCGTGAGATGGGTTACTCCGTGGAGAGCGGGCCGGAGGTCGAGGACGACTTCCACAACTTCGAGGCGCTCAACCTTCCGCCCGACCATCCCGCGCGCGACGCCACCGACACGTTCTACGTGGTGGGAGGGCTGCTTCTCAGAACCCACACCTCCCCCGTGCAGATCCGCACCATGGAGGCGCAGGAGCCTCCGATCCGCATGATCTGTCCCGGGCGGGTGTACCGCCGCGATCTCGATGCGACCCACCTGCCGATGTTCCACCAGCTCGAGGCCCTGGTCGTGGACGAGGGGATCTCGATGGCCGATCTCAAGGGGACCATGGCGGAGGTGTGGAAGCGGTTCTTCGGTGCGGACGTGAGGACGCGCCTGCGCCCCGGTTACTTCCCGTTCGTCGAGCCCGGATGCGAATACGACATCTCCTGCAGGGTTTGCGGCGGGTCCGGCTGTCGCGCGTGCAAGGGGTCCGGCTGGCTCGAGCTCGGGGGCGCCGGAATGGTCCATCCGGCGGTGTTCGAGGCCGTGGGCATCGACCCCGAGCGCTACACGGGGTTCGCGTTCGGTCTCGGGATCGACCGGATCGCCATGATGCGGTACGGAATCGACGATCTGCGTCTTCTGATGGAGAACGACCTCCGGTTCCTCGCGCAGTTTCCCGTGTGA
- the thrS gene encoding threonine--tRNA ligase → MEVTLADGSVRAVPCGTSPLELAREVGGAAAPQPVAALVDGELVDLSRRLSQNARVEFVVAPDSHALEVLRHSTAHATAQAVQELFPQTRIAQGPVIENGFYYDFDREEPFSEADLAAIEARMAEIVKRDLPIERLDLPRDEAIAFFEKEREPYKVYFATTKGGEIVSIYRQGQWTDFCRGPHVPSTGRLGAFKLLSVAGAYWLGDERNKMLQRIYGTAFFTREELDAHLKLLEEAKKRDHRKLGKELQLFSFHPEAPASPFFHPKGALVYNLMIGYVRDLYARYGYSEVITPQIFDASLWKRSGHYEHYRDTMFFTEAEGREYAVKPMNCPSHCLMYSEGRHSYRELPIRLADFGRLHRFELSGVTSGLTRVRSFSQDDAHIFCTPEQISSEVEFLVRMYLETYALFGLPGAKIFLSTRPPNRAGDDALWDRAEEALEGALRRSGHPYVLNAGDGAFYGPKIDFIVLDALRREHQLGTVQLDYVLPERFDLRYIDAQDREQRPVMIHRAMLGSLERFFGILIEHCAGAFPPWLAPEQVRVLPITQRAIAWAEEVRSALAAAELRAGVDARGEKIGAKIRAAQLDKVPWMLVVGDRESADRTVAVRARRGGDRGVSTLEAFIESARTAVGQHAGEP, encoded by the coding sequence ATCGAGGTCACGCTCGCCGACGGCTCCGTCCGGGCGGTCCCCTGCGGGACCTCGCCCCTCGAGTTGGCGCGCGAGGTCGGGGGCGCCGCGGCGCCGCAGCCGGTCGCCGCCCTCGTCGATGGCGAGCTCGTGGATCTCTCGCGGCGCCTGAGCCAGAACGCCCGGGTCGAATTCGTCGTAGCCCCTGATTCCCATGCCCTCGAAGTGTTGCGGCATTCCACCGCCCATGCCACGGCGCAGGCCGTGCAGGAGCTGTTCCCACAGACCCGAATCGCCCAAGGGCCGGTGATCGAGAACGGCTTCTACTACGACTTCGACCGCGAGGAACCGTTTTCCGAAGCCGACCTCGCCGCCATCGAGGCGCGCATGGCGGAGATCGTGAAGCGCGACCTTCCGATCGAGCGGCTCGACCTCCCCCGCGACGAGGCGATCGCCTTCTTCGAGAAGGAGCGCGAACCCTACAAGGTCTACTTCGCGACCACGAAGGGCGGTGAGATCGTCTCGATCTACCGCCAGGGACAGTGGACCGACTTCTGCCGGGGACCTCACGTTCCCTCGACGGGCAGGCTCGGCGCGTTCAAGCTCCTCTCGGTCGCCGGGGCGTACTGGCTCGGTGACGAGCGGAACAAGATGCTGCAGCGGATCTACGGCACCGCGTTCTTCACCCGCGAGGAGCTGGACGCTCACCTCAAGCTCCTCGAGGAGGCGAAGAAGCGCGACCATCGCAAGCTCGGGAAGGAGCTTCAGCTCTTCTCGTTCCACCCCGAGGCTCCGGCGAGCCCCTTCTTCCACCCGAAGGGCGCGCTCGTCTACAACCTCATGATCGGCTACGTGCGGGATCTCTACGCGCGCTACGGGTACAGCGAGGTCATCACGCCGCAGATCTTCGACGCCTCGCTCTGGAAGCGCTCGGGTCACTACGAGCACTATCGCGACACGATGTTCTTCACCGAGGCGGAAGGGCGAGAGTACGCGGTCAAGCCGATGAACTGCCCGTCGCACTGCCTCATGTACTCCGAGGGGCGGCACTCCTACCGGGAGCTGCCGATCCGGCTCGCCGATTTCGGGCGGCTCCACCGTTTCGAGCTTTCCGGGGTCACGTCCGGCCTCACGCGCGTGCGGAGCTTCTCGCAGGACGATGCCCACATCTTCTGCACGCCGGAGCAGATCTCCTCGGAGGTGGAGTTCCTGGTCCGGATGTACCTCGAGACCTACGCGCTGTTCGGCCTGCCGGGAGCGAAGATCTTCCTCTCCACGCGCCCGCCGAATCGGGCGGGAGACGATGCGCTGTGGGACCGGGCGGAAGAGGCTCTCGAGGGGGCTCTCCGCCGGAGCGGTCACCCCTACGTCCTGAATGCCGGAGACGGCGCGTTCTACGGCCCGAAGATCGATTTCATCGTCCTGGATGCCCTGCGCCGCGAGCACCAGCTCGGGACCGTGCAGCTCGACTACGTTCTCCCCGAGAGATTCGACCTCCGGTACATCGATGCCCAGGACCGGGAGCAGCGGCCCGTGATGATCCACCGGGCCATGCTCGGCTCGCTCGAGCGGTTCTTCGGCATCCTGATCGAGCATTGCGCCGGGGCGTTTCCCCCGTGGCTCGCCCCCGAGCAGGTGCGGGTCCTGCCGATCACCCAGCGCGCGATCGCCTGGGCGGAGGAAGTTCGGAGCGCGCTCGCGGCGGCGGAGCTACGAGCCGGCGTGGACGCCCGAGGGGAGAAGATCGGCGCCAAGATCCGGGCGGCGCAGCTCGACAAGGTCCCCTGGATGCTGGTGGTGGGGGACCGCGAGTCGGCCGACCGGACGGTGGCGGTCCGCGCGCGCCGAGGCGGGGACCGGGGTGTCTCGACGCTCGAAGCCTTCATCGAATCGGCGAGAACGGCGGTCGGACAACACGCGGGCGAGCCCTGA
- the carA gene encoding glutamine-hydrolyzing carbamoyl-phosphate synthase small subunit, giving the protein MEAILALEDGRAYRGRAFGASGERTGEVVFNTSMTGYQEILTDPSYKGQIVVMTCPEIGNTGANPLDHEADRPMVEGFAVREYSRSPSNWRANQDLHQYLREHGVVAISEIDTRAITRRIRTVGALRGVLSTTDRVPDSLVRKAKEAPQLEDLDLVRWVTCERPHSWSGGRARRFAPAAAEEGPRRRIRCVAYDLGAKRNLFRLLHEAGFEVIVVPATTGASDALRLEPEAVFLSNGPGDPRSAGYVVDTVRGLLGRVPMFGICLGHQVAGLALGGRTFKLKFGHRGANHPVKDLRTGRVAVTSQNHGYSVVPESLPAGTEVTHLSLNDGTCEGFVHRDARLLAVQFHPEASPGPHDSLDLFREFRAMVPDRGEPGRIEIEGHP; this is encoded by the coding sequence GTGGAGGCGATCCTGGCGCTGGAGGACGGCCGGGCGTACCGCGGACGCGCCTTCGGTGCCTCGGGCGAGCGGACCGGCGAGGTAGTGTTCAACACCTCGATGACGGGATACCAAGAGATCCTGACCGACCCCTCCTACAAGGGGCAGATCGTCGTGATGACTTGCCCCGAGATCGGAAACACCGGGGCGAACCCCTTGGACCACGAGGCCGACCGGCCGATGGTCGAGGGGTTCGCGGTGCGGGAGTACAGCCGCTCGCCGTCCAACTGGCGCGCGAACCAGGATCTCCACCAGTACCTCAGGGAGCATGGCGTGGTCGCGATCTCGGAGATCGACACTCGAGCCATCACCCGGCGGATCCGCACCGTGGGCGCGTTGAGGGGGGTGCTCTCCACGACGGACCGCGTCCCGGATTCGCTGGTGAGGAAGGCGAAGGAGGCTCCGCAGCTCGAGGATCTCGATCTCGTGCGTTGGGTGACGTGCGAGCGGCCGCACTCCTGGAGTGGCGGGCGCGCGCGGCGTTTCGCGCCGGCGGCCGCCGAGGAAGGGCCGCGCAGGCGGATCCGATGCGTCGCGTACGACCTCGGCGCGAAGCGGAACCTCTTCCGGCTCCTCCACGAGGCCGGGTTCGAGGTGATCGTCGTGCCCGCGACCACGGGCGCTTCGGACGCGCTCCGACTCGAGCCCGAGGCGGTGTTCCTTTCAAACGGGCCGGGCGACCCGCGCTCCGCAGGGTACGTCGTCGACACCGTCCGAGGGCTTCTGGGCAGAGTCCCCATGTTCGGCATCTGCCTGGGACACCAGGTCGCGGGGCTCGCCCTGGGCGGGCGGACGTTCAAGCTCAAGTTCGGTCACCGGGGGGCCAACCATCCCGTCAAGGACCTGAGGACCGGCCGCGTGGCGGTCACGTCGCAGAACCACGGCTACTCCGTGGTCCCCGAATCCCTTCCTGCCGGAACGGAGGTGACCCACTTGAGCCTCAACGACGGGACCTGCGAGGGATTCGTTCATCGGGATGCCCGCCTCCTCGCCGTGCAGTTCCACCCGGAGGCGTCGCCGGGGCCGCACGACTCGCTCGACCTGTTCCGCGAGTTCCGCGCCATGGTTCCCGACCGAGGGGAACCGGGCCGGATTGAGATCGAGGGCCACCCATGA
- the rpmI gene encoding 50S ribosomal protein L35 yields MPKLKTHRGAAKRFKKTASGKFKRAKAYKSHILTKKTTKRKRGLDMPTLVSPADRKRVARMLPN; encoded by the coding sequence ATGCCCAAGCTCAAGACCCATCGGGGCGCGGCGAAGCGGTTCAAGAAGACCGCGTCCGGGAAATTCAAGCGTGCGAAGGCGTACAAGAGCCACATCCTGACCAAGAAGACGACCAAGAGGAAGCGCGGCCTGGACATGCCGACGCTCGTTTCCCCCGCCGATCGGAAGCGCGTCGCCAGGATGCTTCCGAACTGA
- a CDS encoding TRAM domain-containing protein has translation MILVALLLGLALRPLSSLGEGWEGPLPSLAAGLAFGAAALAAEHLLRAWDIWAAAGGALGLLIGGLVGVVVVRVLPEGTAGFPAAALRPFVYLVALYAGGVGGARFGASLRGDSAVALLGRDAPAGPNCKVLDTSVIIDGRVADVSEAGFLEGVMIIPSFVLRELQYIADSPDSLRRARGRKGLEILQKLKKAPSGRVVFSQEEIPEIREVDLKLIELAKRMNAKLLTNDFNLNKVASLRGIEVLNLNDLANAVKPVVLPGEAMKVSILKEGKEAGQGVAYLDDGTMVVVDNARTLIGRTADIVVTSVIQTTAGKMFFGKLSSADGLPASPPSRPAGSPATPLIPSSET, from the coding sequence ATGATCCTCGTGGCGCTGCTCCTCGGTCTGGCGCTCAGACCCCTTTCCTCCCTCGGCGAAGGGTGGGAGGGCCCCCTGCCGAGCCTCGCGGCGGGCCTCGCGTTCGGCGCGGCGGCGCTCGCCGCCGAGCACCTCCTTCGGGCGTGGGACATCTGGGCCGCCGCCGGCGGCGCTCTCGGGCTCCTGATCGGCGGCCTTGTCGGGGTGGTGGTCGTGCGCGTGCTGCCCGAGGGGACCGCCGGCTTCCCGGCCGCCGCCCTCAGACCGTTCGTTTACCTCGTCGCTCTCTATGCCGGGGGGGTGGGTGGGGCGCGGTTCGGCGCGTCGCTGAGGGGCGATTCCGCGGTCGCTCTGCTGGGGAGAGACGCTCCCGCAGGACCCAACTGCAAGGTCCTGGACACGTCCGTGATCATCGACGGCCGGGTTGCCGACGTCTCCGAGGCGGGATTCCTCGAGGGGGTGATGATCATCCCGTCGTTCGTGCTTCGAGAGCTTCAGTACATCGCGGACTCCCCCGACTCGCTCCGCAGGGCGCGGGGGCGAAAGGGGCTCGAGATCCTGCAGAAGCTCAAGAAGGCCCCTTCCGGCCGCGTCGTCTTCTCCCAAGAGGAGATCCCGGAGATCCGCGAGGTCGATCTCAAGCTCATCGAGCTCGCCAAGCGAATGAACGCCAAGCTGCTGACCAACGACTTCAACCTGAACAAGGTCGCGTCGCTGCGCGGAATCGAAGTGTTGAACCTCAACGACCTGGCGAACGCCGTGAAGCCGGTGGTCCTTCCCGGCGAGGCGATGAAGGTGAGCATCCTGAAGGAGGGGAAGGAGGCCGGTCAGGGGGTCGCCTACCTCGACGACGGCACGATGGTCGTGGTGGACAACGCGCGGACCCTGATCGGCCGCACCGCCGACATCGTGGTCACCAGCGTGATCCAGACCACCGCCGGGAAGATGTTCTTCGGGAAGCTCTCCTCGGCCGATGGGCTGCCCGCGTCGCCGCCGTCCCGCCCCGCTGGCTCCCCCGCGACCCCCCTTATCCCCAGCTCCGAGACCTGA